Proteins encoded in a region of the Populus nigra chromosome 3, ddPopNigr1.1, whole genome shotgun sequence genome:
- the LOC133689511 gene encoding uncharacterized protein LOC133689511 has translation MEGKKQTGSSSSSFTSDLFGSKENSPSSMGIFGSIFAPASPKVLGRESLRFEVAEKKQDSADDAWNTKSGTPASDLTSKMNEGESQSVPNKDMSSIYQEQRVQPCHLSSSIYYGGQDIYHHPQTAHTSSMNPTFKKDGPEDDTGSASRGNWWQGGLYY, from the exons ATGGAGGGAAAGAAACAAACGGGGTCCTCGTCTTCTTCTTTCACTTCTGACTTGTTTGGCTCGAAGGAGAACTCACCGTCCTCTATGGGGATTTTTGGCTCTATTTTTGCACCTGCTTCCCCCAAG GTCTTAGGGAGAGAGTCATTGCGCTTCGAAGTGGCTGAGAAAAAGCAGGATTCCGCAGATGACGCCTGGAATACCAAATCTGGAACTCCAGCTTCAG ATTTGACTTCCAAAATGAATGAAGGTGAAAGTCAGAGCGTACCAAACAAAGATATGAGTTCCATTTATCAGGAGCAAAGAGTACAACCGTGTCATCTTAGTTCATCAATCTATTATGGGGGTCAAGATATCTATCATCATCCTCAGACTGCACATACCTCAAGCATGAACCCAACG TTCAAAAAGGATGGACCTGAAGATGACACAGGCAGTGCTTCAAGAGGAAATTGGTGGCAGG GGGGCCTCTATTACTAA
- the LOC133688614 gene encoding uncharacterized protein LOC133688614 yields the protein MSLSIPTLHLSFSKTLSSQNPLFFPKPFSLTLPPKTTITIRMGGGPRTFPGGVSKWQWKRMQKNKAKQLLKARLCRERQIYEMRKRAELKAAVSELERPWEVVGKAPKLFSVGADEQVKVLADRFQKPGGFDLWSERDGPQLFETPDGVPSARFFPKGVVQTVKPYGKVSASGFGELSARMLDSDFGSYTESEYQNDGMLVNEKFSNLLEIEDGSVSESGYRGSSDGKLGMDKRNAKRNTGKYRKKGDRRRFGNVSNAFDSGQVGFEKEKGVGGTTNRSAGRDNRISRSNKWQ from the coding sequence ATGTCTCTCTCAATCCCAACGCTGCACCTCTCTTTCTCTAAAACCCTCTCGTCCCAAAATCCTCTCTTCTTTCCAAAACCCTTCAGCCTCACTCTCCCTCCTAAAACCACAATAACAATTCGAATGGGCGGAGGCCCAAGAACATTCCCTGGAGGAGTCTCCAAGTGGCAATGGAAAcgaatgcaaaaaaataaagctaaacaACTCCTAAAAGCTAGGCTTTGCCGGGAGAGACAGATTTACGAAATGAGAAAAAGGGCAGAGCTCAAAGCTGCTGTTTCTGAATTAGAGCGTCCTTGGGAGGTTGTTGGCAAAGCACCCAAGTTGTTTTCTGTAGGCGCTGATGAACAAGTTAAGGTTTTGGCTGACCGCTTTCAGAAACCAGGTGGGTTTGATTTGTGGAGTGAAAGAGATGGTCCCCAGTTGTTTGAGACCCCTGATGGGGTTCCATCTGCCAGATTTTTTCCAAAAGGTGTTGTTCAAACTGTGAAACCTTATGGTAAGGTTTCTGCTTCTGGTTTTGGTGAATTGAGTGCTCGAATGCTGGATTCTGATTTTGGAAGCTATACTGAAAGTGAATATCAGAATGACGGAATGCTCGTTAATGAGAAATTCagtaatttattagaaattgaagATGGGTCAGTTTCAGAGAGTGGATATAGGGGAAGTTCTGATGGGAAATTGGGGATGGATAAGAGGAATGCAAAGAGAAATACTGGTAAATACAGGAAGAAGGGGGATAGGAGGAGATTTGGGAATGTTTCTAATGCATTTGATTCAGGGCAAGTTGGTTTTGAGAAAGAGAAAGGAGTGGGTGGCACTACCAATCGCAGTGCTGGTCGTGATAATAGGATTAGTAGGAGTAACAAATGGCAGTAG